The proteins below come from a single Oncorhynchus tshawytscha isolate Ot180627B linkage group LG22, Otsh_v2.0, whole genome shotgun sequence genomic window:
- the LOC112222372 gene encoding dolichol-phosphate mannosyltransferase subunit 1, protein MASRKGSHQSRGNGDKYSVLLPTYNERENLPLIVWLLVKYFGESGYNYEIIVIDDGSPDGTLEVAEQLQRIYGEDKILLRPRAKKLGLGTAYIHGIKHATGNYVFIMDADLSHHPKFIPEFIEKQREGGYDLVSGTRYRGDGGVYGWDLRRKLISRGANYVTQVLLRPGASDLTGSFRLYKKEVLESLVERCVSKGYVFQMEMIVRARQGNYTIGEVPISFVDRVYGESKLGGNEIVSFLKGLLTLFATT, encoded by the exons ATGGCAAGCCGAAAAGGTTCACATCAGAGCCGGGGAAATGGTGATAAATATTCGGTGTTGTTGCCCACTTACAATGAACGTGAGAATCTACCTCTTATTGTGTGGCTACTGGTGAAATACTTCGGTGAAAG TGGATACAACTACGAGATTATTGTAATTGATGATGGAAGTCCGGATGGGACACTTGAAGTGGCAGAACAACTACAGAGGATATACGGAGAGGACAAGATA cTCCTTCGACCTAGAGCAAAGAAACTAGGTTTAG GTACTGCCTACATCCATGGCATTAAACATGCTACTGGGAACTATGTTTTCATAATGGACGCAGACCTCTCCCATCAT CCTAAATTTATTCCAGAATTCATAGA gaaacagagagaaggcgGTTATGACCTGGTGTCAGGCACCCGGTACAGAGGAGACGGTGGCGTATACGGTTGGGACCTGCGCAGGAAGCTCATCAG TCGGGGAGCTAACTATGTCACACAGGTGCTGCTGAGACCTGGGGCATCAGACTTGACTGGCAGCTTCAG GCTCTACAAGAAGGAAGTACTGGAGAGTCTGGTGGAGCGGTGTGTGTCCAAAGGCTACGTCTTTCAGATGGAGATGATTGTCCGTGCTAGACAGGGGAACTACACTATTGGAGAG GTTCCGATTTCATTTGTGGATCGTGTTTATGGGGAGTCAAAACTGGGAGGAAATGAAATAGTATCGTTCCTAAAAGGACTGCTTACACTCTTTGCGACAACATGA
- the LOC112222373 gene encoding activity-dependent neuroprotector homeobox protein, producing the protein MFQLPVNNLGSLRKARRNVKRVLGDIGLEFCKDHIEDYKDYVPDNNEFYIKHTTWDDVCVWDPSLTKSQDYRSKPFCCSGCPFSSKFFSAYKSHFRNVHSEDFESRILLNCPYCTYNGNKKTLETHIKLFHMPNNVVRQGPGGMQGAVGGLKDGMQLGKRPGESIEQAVYYCKKCTYRDPLYNVVRKHIYREHFQHVAKPYLVKLEEKATPNGAAAGNTTGTGNTDRSSNANANSNTIHCKRCLFLPRTYEALVQHVIEDHERIGYQVTAMIGHTNVVVPRAKPVIVVSPKTGEKTVIGVGPKGQLVTTTVGGVRSVSTQNLSRIVIPKSGLSSTGLLSGVHLKQGAFGLKSGTTQSFSIGGQQVRITLPGNAKVSVPQHSQAAKQNLTGGLRSPIVVSSSSSTLNSRVQAAAATVASVTAKGKGGSSVLGTSYTQKWKICTICNELFPENVYSSHFEKEHKAEKVPAVANYIMKIHNFTSKCLYCNRYLPSDTLLNHMLIHGLSCPHCRATFNDVEKMVSHMRQSHPDETVGPRTDSPLTFDLTLQQGNPKNVQLIVTTYNMRDAPQESMALHAQSASSSTQTGKRTVPSQPPKMPSDSEDGSPAKSAPQAAVPYKKDVGKTLCPLCFSILKGPISDALAHHLRERHQVIQTVHPVEKKLTYKCIHCLGVYTSNMTASTITLHLVHCRGVGKTQNGQDSRPAPSPRVSQAQGISLKRAGFENCDPNDPKRRKLPPGEPESPAAFVENPDDPVNLILDPKGHADESYEARKAFLSQYFNREPYPTRREVEKLASSLWLWKSDISSHFTNRRRKCTRDCETQKAEVLLGFNMQDISQLSHELTFDSECLFEGKGDRGETVERRTSRMCIGRSEQAIQRMEERAVANGGATLQQGISTGSGSEARVTTQPNCGAKSDQNKTIGSTLKQRGPKYLSEPIAIDSDSDEDEIDDDGEEEKEEDETGAVEMNSMGDDMLAAGREGEVVGTGAHSSPDLEDMEEEEEEEEEGHVENGYGSTLLERQAKGKEAVAKLGQSGSGKTRAQLGKHQV; encoded by the exons ATGTTCCAGCTCCCGGTCAACAACCTGGGCAGCTTACGGAAAGCCAGGAGAAATGTCAAGCGGGTTCTGGGAGACATTGGCCTGGAGTTTTGTAAAGACCACATTGAG GACTACAAAGACTATGTCCCTGATAATAACGAGTTCTACATCAAGCACACCACCTGGGatgatgtatgtgtgtgggatCCTTCACTGACcaaatcccag GACTACAGATCAAAGCCTTTCTGCTGTTCCGGctgccctttttcctccaaatttTTCTCAGCGTACAAGAGTCACTTCCGCAATGTCCACAGTGAGGACTTCGAGAGCCGCATCCTGCTTAACTGCCCCTACTGCACCTACAATGGGAACAAGAAGACCCTGGAGACGCACATCAAGCTGTTCCACATGCCCAACAACGTGGTTCGCCAGGGCCCTGGGGGCATGCAGGGGGCAGTGGGTGGGCTGAAGGACGGCATGCAGCTGGGCAAAAGGCCCGGAGAGAGTATCGAGCAGGCGGTGTACTACTGCAAGAAGTGCACCTACAGGGACCCGCTTTACAACGTGGTGCGCAAACACATCTACCGAGAACACTTTCAGCATGTGGCCAAGCCCTACCTGGTTAAGCTTGAGGAAAAGGCCACGCCCAACGGTGCCGCAGCAGGTAACACCACGGGCACAGGGAACACAGACCGCAGCAGTAATGCTAACGCCAACAGCAACACCATCCACTGCAAGCGCTGCCTCTTTTTGCCACGTACCTATGAGGCACTGGTGCAGCATGTTATTGAGGACCACGAGCGAATCGGTTACCAGGTGACCGCCATGATTGGTCACACAAACGTGGTGGTACCTCGCGCCAAACCTGTCATCGTGGTATCCCCGAAGACGGGGGAGAAGACTGTCATCGGGGTAGGACCTAAAGGTCAGCTAGTGACCACCACAGTGGGGGGGGTCCGCTCCGTTTCTACCCAGAACCTCAGCAGGATCGTCATCCCAAAGTCAGGCCTGAGCTCAACGGGACTCCTGTCTGGGGTTCACCTGAAGCAAGGGGCGTTTGGGTTAAAGAGTGGGACTACCCAATCCTTCTCTATAGGCGGGCAGCAGGTGAGAATCACTTTGCCTGGCAACGCAAAGGTGTCTGTGCCCCAGCATTCTCAAGCAGCCAAACAGAACCTCACTGGTGGTTTGCGGAGCCCCATAGTGGTGAGTTCTTCCTCGTCTACGCTCAACTCCCGGGTCCAGGCGGCTGCCGCCACGGTGGCCTCAGTCACGGCCAAGGGGAAGGGGGGTAGCTCTGTCCTGGGCACGTCGTACACACAGAAGTGGAAAATCTGCACCATCTGCAACGAGCTCTTCCCTGAGAATGTGTACAGCTCGCACTTTGAGAAGGAGCACAAGGCGGAGAAAGTACCTGCCGTGGCCAACTACATCATGAAGATCCACAACTTCACCAGCAAGTGTCTGTACTGCAACCGCTACCTGCCCAGCGACACACTCCTCAACCACATGCTGATCCACGGCCTGTCGTGCCCGCACTGCCGCGCCACCTTCAACGACGTGGAGAAGATGGTTTCGCACATGCGACAGTCCCACCCGGACGAGACGGTGGGGCCGCGCACCGATTCCCCTCTGACTTTCGACCTCACTCTTCAGCAGGGCAACCCCAAGAATGTCCAGCTGATTGTCACCACCTACAACATGAGAGACGCACCGCAGGAGTCCATGGCCCTCCATGCCCAGAGTGCCTCGTCGTCCACACAGACGGGCAAGAGGACCGTGCCCAGCCAACCCCCAAAGATGCCCTCTGATTCAGAAGATGGCTCGCCTGCCAAGAGTGCACCTCAGGCGGCCGTACCGTACAAGAAAGACGTGGGCAAGACTCTGTGCCCGCTGTGCTTCTCCATCCTCAAGGGCCCCATCTCTGATGCACTGGCACACCATCTGAGAGAGAGGCATCAGGTTATCCAAACTGTGCACCCGGTGGAGAAAAAACTCACCTACAAATGTATCCACTGCTTGGGTGTGTACACAAGCAACATGACAGCCTCCACCATCACACTGCACCTCGTCCACTGCCGCGGTGTGGGGAAGACCCAGAACGGGCAGGACAGCAGGCCTGCGCCCTCCCCCAGGGTCTCCCAGGCCCAGGGCATTAGCCTCAAACGGGCCGGTTTCGAAAACTGTGACCCAAACGACCCAAAGCGGCGTAAACTGCCGCCTGGAGAGCCAGAGAGCCCTGCAGCTTTTGTAGAGAATCCAGATGACCCTGTCAACCTGATCCTTGACCCCAAAGGTCACGCGGATGAGTCGTACGAGGCGCGGAAAGCCTTCCTTTCGCAGTACTTCAACCGCGAGCCCTACCCAACGCGTAGGGAGGTGGAAAAACTAGCCTCAAGTCTGTGGTTGTGGAAGTCTGATATCTCCAGCCACTTCACCAACCGCAGGAGGAAATGCACGCGGGACTGTGAGACCCAGAAGGCTGAGGTGTTGCTGGGCTTCAACATGCAGGACATCAGCCAGCTCAGCCACGAACTGACCTTCGACTCTGAGTGCTTGTTTGAGGGCAAAGGAGACCgtggagagacagtggagaggcGGACGTCCAGGATGTGCATCGGACGGTCTGAGCAGGCCATTCAGCGCATGGAGGAGAGGGCTGTGGCTAACGGTGGTGCTACTCTCCAGCAGGGTATTTCAACAGGGTCTGGCAGTGAGGCCAGGGTCACAACCCAGCCCAACTGTGGGGCAAAGAGCGACCAAAACAAGACAATCGGAAGCACCTTAAAACAGAGGGGGCCTAAGTATCTTTCAGAACCCATAGCTATTGACTCAGATAGCGATGAGGATGAAATAGATGATGatggtgaggaggagaaggaggaggatgaaACGGGAGCAGTAGAAATGAATTCCATGGGTGATGACATGCTGGctgctgggagagagggagaggtggtagGGACAGGGGCCCACTCCAGCCCAGACCTAgaggacatggaggaggaggaggaggaggaagaagagggtcaTGTAGAGAATGGATATGGCTCAACGCTGCTGGAAAGGCAGGCTAAAGGGAAGGAAGCTGTTGCTAAACTTGGTCAATCGGGAAGTGGAAAAACTAGGGCCCAACTCGGCAAGCATCAGGTCTGA